A genomic region of Papaver somniferum cultivar HN1 chromosome 7, ASM357369v1, whole genome shotgun sequence contains the following coding sequences:
- the LOC113293929 gene encoding ubiquitin-conjugating enzyme E2 7-like encodes MADKTQASLLLSKQLRDLSKNPVHGFSAGLVDDTNMFEWSLTIIGPSGTCYDGGLFKAIMTFPANYPNSPPTVKFVSDMWHPNVYSDGKVCISILHDPGEDPNGYELSSERWMPIHTVESIVLSIISLLSSPNDGSPANVDAAIEWRSKRGDFVKRVKRIVRQSQEG; translated from the coding sequence ATGGCTGACAAAACTCAAGCAAGCCTTCTTCTTTCGAAACAACTCAGAGATCTTTCCAAAAATCCAGTTCATGGGTTTTCTGCTGGGTTAGTTGATGATACGAATATGTTTGAATGGAGTCTCACGATTATTGGACCTTCCGGTACTTGTTATGATGGAGGATTGTTTAAAGCTATCATGACGTTTCCTGCTAATTATCCCAACAGCCCTCCAACTGTAAAGTTTGTGTCAGATATGTGGCATCCCAATGTTTACTCCGATGGAAAAGTCTGCATATCCATTCTACATGATCCTGGTGAAGACCCGAATGGTTATGAGCTTTCAAGTGAACGATGGATGCCTATTCATACGGTGGAAAGCATAGTTTTGAGTATTATATCATTGCTTTCGAGTCCGAATGATGGTTCTCCTGCAAATGTCGACGCCGCCATAGAATGGAGGTCTAAGAGAGGTGATTTTGTGAAGAGAGTTAAACGCATTGTGAGACAATCACAAGAAGGGTGA
- the LOC113293928 gene encoding major antigen-like codes for MDIYLETIMDECEKIEKDEEIELWKRKYSDLETQFVVQKQDLVELKDYKTKYDGLCEEIQENKIVIEEGKKRVSKAENELDKYKTLYDKLNICIQDCKRRFTENGIYELDLERKLQDYETQFTVEITKLVNELNGYKSRWRAQLGRHIKILGEEVKETTIDQREECNRLYSVIESLERDIRVAEDEINDLQTEYRGLKSRSASWKKELDLYRAMCGGSLVELIKDKKMQSVGYEKELEVYKTSNNRPREEIMVLAEARKIMSKGKKIAEENLACSKGDVIGSYPVFRKLERGKRVAEDETEDLKTEFRELKKELEGYKAKCDRLSAKLEKKKMQRVRYKSKLKNVTLVRDALEKELEGYKTSNDGRKEDIMGLTEARKLICEAEKGAEEKLTCFEVMVPYQMEGDKQEVPMQDLRLKPNSTGDGSDKEISRNLNILTANTTKRCSDNHKYMPPLKRSFSREESGISSGGNFIGSSSAPKRLRVSENFTGISENVEDDNHQSGGNRMLNVNKRKEDVGMKSASISSGGASGSSRPISAGFDICDRSGEDSVVSSITVPARLDQQKSIVVYRAIPVWGRYSSLVNEAEDGDASSDSVDKEIEVELEPSKVLQIAGRTELENSVVKYVDGSSKILNEPVVFSSWAKVVADIVANGEQVS; via the coding sequence ATGGATATATATTTGGAAACAATCATGGATGAGTGCGAGAAAattgaaaaagatgaagaaattgaGTTGTGGAAGAGGAAATATTCAGATTTAGAAACTCAATTTGTGGTTCAGAAACAAGATTTGGTTGAATTGAAAGATTATAAAACTAAGTATGATGGTTTATGCGAAGAGATTCAGGAGAATAAGATTGTGATTGAGGAGGGTAAGAAAAGAGTTTCTAAAGCTGAAAATGAGCTTGATAAGTACAAGACATTGTATGACAAATTGAACATATGTATTCAGGACTGCAAGAGACGGTTTACGGAGAATGGGATATATGAACTTGATTTGGAGAGAAAGTTGCAagattatgagactcagtttacTGTGGAGATTACAAAACTTGTAAATGAGCTGAATGGGTATAAAAGTAGGTGGCGTGCTCAGCTTGGCAGGCATATTAAGATTTTAGGGGAAGAAGTTAAGGAGACTACAATTGATCAAAGAGAAGAATGTAATCGACTTTATAGTGTGATTGAGTCTTTGGAGCGTGATATAAGAGTGGCTGAGGATGAAATCAATGATTTGCAGACGGAGTACAGGGGATTAAAGAGTCGGTCAGCTTCGTGGAAGAAAGAATTAGATTTATATAGAGCTATGTGCGGTGGTTCATTGGTGGAGCTTATTAAGGACAAGAAAATGCAATCTGTAGGTTATGAGAAGGAGCTTGAAGTCTACAAAACGTCTAACAATAGACCGAGAGAGGAAATTATGGTTCTAGCTGAAGCTCGAAAGATAATGTCTAAAGGAAAAAAGATAGCAGAAGAGAACCTCGCATGCTCGAAAGGTGATGTGATAGGAAGTTACCCAGTTTTCAGAAAGTTGGAGCGTGGTAAAAGAGTGGCTGAGGATGAGACCGAAGATTTAAAGACGGAGTTTAGGGAATTAAAGAAAGAACTAGAGGGATATAAAGCTAAGTGTGATAGGTTGTCGGCGAAGCTTGAGAAAAAGAAAATGCAACGTGTTCGTTATAAGAGTAAATTGAAGAATGTAACTTTGGTTAGAGATGCTTTGGAGAAGGAGCTTGAAGGTTACAAAACGTCTAACGATGGGCGGAAAGAGGATATTATGGGTCTAACTGAAGCTCGAAAGTTAATATGTGAAGCAGAAAAGGGAGCAGAAGAAAAACTCACATGCTTTGAGGTAATGGTACCTTATCAGATGGAAGGTGACAAACAAGAGGTACCTATGCAGGACTTGAGGCTCAAACCAAATTCAACTGGTGACGGGTCTGATAAGGAGATTAGTCGAAACCTGAATATTTTAACTGCCAACACAACTAAAAGATGTTCAGATAATCATAAGTATATGCCACCTTTAAAAAGGTCATTTTCCAGAGAGGAAAGTGGCATTAGTTCTGGTGGGAATTTTATCGGATCATCTTCAGCACCTAAAAGATTGAGGGTCTCGGAGAATTTCACCGGTATTAGTGAGAATGTGGAAGATGATAATCATCAGTCTGGTGGCAACAGAATGTTGAATGTGAACAAGAGGAAGGAGGACGTGGGTATGAAGAGTGCAAGTATTTCTTCTGGCGGTGCTTCTGGTTCTTCTCGTCCTATATCTGCTGGGTTTGATATTTGTGACAGGTCTGGTGAGGATTCAGTAGTTAGTAGCATCACTGTTCCTGCTCGTCTTGATCAACAGAAGTCTATTGTTGTGTATCGTGCTATTCCTGTGTGGGGTAGATATAGTTCTCTTGTAAATGAGGCAGAAGATGGCGATGCTTCGAGTGATAGTGTTGATAAGGAAATAGAAGTTGAATTGGAACCTTCAAAAGTATTACAGATTGCTGGTAGGACTGAGTTGGAAAACAGTGTGGTCAAATATGTTGATGGTAGTTCGAAGATCTTGAATGAGCCTGTTGTATTCTCTTCTTGGGCTAAGGTGGTGGCGGATATAGTCGCCAATGGAGAACAAGTCTCCTAA